One part of the Sciurus carolinensis chromosome 6, mSciCar1.2, whole genome shotgun sequence genome encodes these proteins:
- the Cplx2 gene encoding complexin-2: MDFVMKQALGGATKDMGKMLGGEEEKDPDAQKKEEERQEALRQQEEERKAKHARMEAEREKVRQQIRDKYGLKKKEEKEAEEKAALEQPCEGSLTRPKKAIPAGCGDEEEEEEESILDTVLKYLPGPLQDMFKK; the protein is encoded by the exons ATGGACTTCGTCATGAAGCAGGCCCTTGGAG GGGCCACCAAGGACATGGGGAAGATGctggggggagaggaggagaaggaccCCGATGcacagaagaaggaggaggagaggcaggaagcgctgaggcagcaggaggaagagCGCAAGGCCAAGCACGCGCGCATGGAGGCCGAGCGAGAGAAGGTCCGGCAGCAGATCCGTGACAAG TATGGgctgaagaagaaggaggagaaggaagcagaggagaaggCAGCCCTTGAACAGCCCTGTGAGGGGAGCCTGACCCGGCCCAAGAAGGCTATCCCGGCAGGCTGcggggatgaggaggaggaggaagaagagagcatCCTGGACACGGTGCTCAAATACCTGCCTGGACCGCTGCAGGACATGTTCAAGAAGTAA